Proteins from one Patescibacteria group bacterium genomic window:
- a CDS encoding DUF2585 family protein: protein MPLSISTKTLVLISIALIAIQGVILFSMDRTPFCKCGDIGLWGGVYLNSQMSQQLADIYTPSHFLHGVGFFWILWLIRKKIPMSLATMLAVAIAVEAGWEILENTEFIINRYRSVTISFDYYGDSIFNSLSDTLFMVFGFLFAWRTPAWASIGALLVLELGVLWLIRDNLTLNILMLVYPLDAVRIWQAGG, encoded by the coding sequence ATGCCTCTGAGCATCAGCACCAAAACACTTGTCCTCATATCAATCGCGCTTATCGCGATCCAAGGAGTTATTTTATTTTCGATGGATCGTACACCGTTTTGTAAGTGTGGTGATATTGGTCTATGGGGTGGAGTGTATCTGAACTCGCAAATGTCGCAACAGCTTGCCGACATTTATACACCATCGCATTTTTTGCATGGTGTTGGATTTTTCTGGATATTGTGGCTCATTCGCAAGAAAATACCGATGTCGCTCGCCACCATGCTCGCGGTCGCAATTGCTGTTGAAGCTGGTTGGGAGATTTTAGAAAATACCGAGTTTATCATCAATCGTTATCGTTCGGTGACTATCTCCTTTGACTACTATGGTGATAGTATTTTCAACTCGCTTTCCGATACACTCTTTATGGTTTTTGGATTTTTGTTTGCATGGCGTACGCCTGCTTGGGCATCGATTGGTGCCCTGCTCGTGCTCGAGCTTGGAGTTTTATGGCTTATTCGTGACAATCTTACTCTCAATATTTTAATGCTCGTCTATCCGCTCGATGCCGTGCGCATCTGGCAGGCGGGCGGATAA
- the zwf gene encoding glucose-6-phosphate dehydrogenase, with amino-acid sequence MPIDPAKNIPTVFVVFGATGDLMARKIVPALHLLAAQKVLPSMFRVLGVARKPLSNEEFRKHVSAILEKQKIDIAGAASFLESFEYAEGHFEVENDYKKIAERLRTIDEKWGVCSNKLFYLAVPPDFFETLARNLSSSGLTEPCSPEEGWTRIIVEKPFGKDLATAERLDALLGTLYREEQIYRIDHYLAKEMLQNILTFRFSNNLFENSWSNRFIERIDIRVHESVGVEERGMFYESVGALRDVGQNHLLQMLALVTMERPASFDHGAIRKKRAEILEELRTLSPAEIPEATFRAQYTGYRSITGVSANSDVETYFKIRAYLKAPLWRSVPIFIESGKRLGPAQKEIIVTFRHTTPCFCPSDGLHHKNTITFALEPAEAIRVEFWSKKPGFDFGTERRALDFLYRSEEKKTQYVEEYAKLLRDCITGDQTLFLSTEEIKAMWRFTDPIIEAWQSGAVPLASYAPDTTTITSDAARVERWSENIAGMERVIGIIGLGKMGKNIALRLAEKGWRVVAHDPAFAGELHGIEVTKSLADLVGGLSAQKIIWSMVPAGKATEEVIFGADGLSGLLKRGDIIIDGGNSLYKDSQRRAKDLEKIGIEFLDVGTSGGPSGARNGASLMVGGKREIFDKLEGLFQDLAVGGGYVYAGSAGAGHFVKMVHNGIEYGMMQALAEGFAILKASDYRLDLSEVAAVYNHGSVIESRLVGWLQDALEIYGDDLLEISGSVAHTGEGTWTVDAARELGIKTKVIEDALQFRIDSEKNPSYTGKILSALRNRFGGHEAKK; translated from the coding sequence ATGCCTATCGATCCTGCGAAAAATATCCCCACCGTATTTGTGGTTTTTGGCGCTACCGGCGACTTGATGGCGCGGAAAATCGTCCCTGCCCTTCATCTCCTCGCAGCGCAAAAAGTGCTCCCATCGATGTTTCGCGTGTTAGGCGTTGCGCGCAAACCCCTTTCAAACGAAGAGTTTCGCAAACATGTCTCGGCAATTCTTGAAAAACAAAAGATTGATATCGCGGGCGCCGCATCTTTTCTTGAATCTTTTGAATACGCAGAAGGACATTTTGAAGTCGAGAATGATTACAAAAAAATAGCCGAGCGTCTGCGTACCATCGATGAGAAATGGGGCGTATGCTCAAACAAGCTTTTCTATCTTGCCGTTCCCCCCGACTTTTTTGAAACGCTCGCACGCAACCTTTCCTCGTCAGGTCTTACTGAACCCTGCAGCCCCGAGGAAGGCTGGACTCGCATCATCGTCGAAAAACCTTTTGGCAAAGACCTTGCTACTGCCGAGCGCCTCGACGCACTCTTGGGCACGCTCTACCGCGAAGAGCAAATCTATCGTATCGATCACTATCTCGCCAAAGAAATGCTGCAAAATATTTTGACCTTTCGGTTTTCAAATAATCTTTTTGAAAACAGCTGGTCAAATCGTTTTATCGAGCGCATCGATATCCGTGTACATGAGAGCGTAGGCGTTGAAGAGCGTGGCATGTTTTATGAAAGCGTCGGCGCATTGCGTGATGTCGGACAAAATCATCTTTTACAGATGCTCGCACTCGTCACCATGGAGCGGCCTGCAAGCTTTGATCATGGTGCTATTCGCAAAAAGCGTGCGGAGATTTTAGAAGAACTCAGGACGCTCTCACCCGCCGAAATACCCGAGGCGACCTTTCGCGCACAGTATACGGGCTACCGGTCGATTACAGGTGTGTCGGCTAATTCTGATGTAGAGACATATTTTAAGATACGCGCGTATCTCAAAGCTCCGCTCTGGCGCTCAGTGCCGATCTTTATCGAGAGTGGCAAACGCCTTGGCCCCGCACAAAAAGAAATTATAGTCACCTTCCGACACACCACACCATGCTTTTGCCCGTCTGACGGGCTGCATCATAAAAACACCATAACCTTCGCACTCGAACCGGCTGAGGCGATCCGCGTAGAATTTTGGTCAAAAAAACCTGGATTTGATTTTGGTACTGAACGCCGAGCGCTCGATTTTTTATACCGTTCTGAAGAGAAAAAAACACAGTATGTAGAAGAGTACGCAAAGCTACTCCGTGATTGCATCACGGGCGATCAAACACTCTTTCTCTCAACCGAAGAGATTAAAGCCATGTGGCGCTTTACTGACCCTATTATAGAAGCATGGCAAAGTGGCGCGGTACCGCTCGCCTCGTACGCGCCCGATACAACGACTATCACCTCTGACGCCGCACGCGTAGAACGGTGGAGTGAAAATATCGCCGGCATGGAGCGCGTCATCGGCATCATAGGACTCGGTAAAATGGGAAAGAATATCGCCCTGCGTCTTGCTGAAAAGGGCTGGCGGGTGGTGGCGCATGATCCTGCGTTTGCAGGCGAACTGCATGGCATTGAGGTCACGAAATCTCTCGCTGATCTTGTAGGCGGTCTCTCAGCGCAAAAAATTATCTGGAGCATGGTACCGGCCGGCAAAGCCACCGAAGAAGTTATATTTGGAGCAGACGGACTCTCGGGGCTTCTGAAAAGAGGTGATATCATCATCGACGGCGGCAACTCACTTTACAAAGATTCGCAACGCCGCGCTAAAGACCTCGAAAAGATTGGTATCGAGTTTCTTGATGTTGGCACCTCTGGCGGGCCCTCGGGCGCACGCAACGGCGCCTCGCTCATGGTAGGTGGCAAGCGCGAAATATTTGATAAGCTTGAAGGCCTTTTTCAAGATCTAGCAGTTGGCGGCGGATATGTTTATGCGGGAAGTGCGGGCGCTGGCCACTTTGTAAAAATGGTACACAATGGAATTGAATACGGCATGATGCAGGCACTCGCAGAAGGATTCGCCATACTCAAAGCGTCAGATTACAGACTTGATCTCTCGGAAGTTGCCGCGGTCTATAACCACGGTAGTGTCATTGAGTCACGCCTTGTGGGCTGGCTACAGGACGCACTAGAAATCTACGGCGATGATCTATTAGAGATATCGGGATCGGTCGCTCATACTGGTGAAGGCACATGGACGGTAGATGCCGCCCGCGAGCTGGGTATTAAAACAAAAGTTATTGAAGACGCACTCCAATTTCGCATTGATTCAGAAAAAAACCCGAGCTACACAGGCAAGATTTTGTCTGCACTCCGCAATCGCTTTGGCGGTCACGAAGCCAAAAAATAA